A single window of Flavobacteriales bacterium DNA harbors:
- the ftsY gene encoding signal recognition particle-docking protein FtsY — protein sequence MFGLFSREKKKSLDEGLSKTKENLFTKLSRAVVGKSRVDAEVLDELEGILVSSDVGVETTLKIINRIEQRVARDKYINTTELNGILREEIQALLAEHGGEESDPFTGTLPNKPHVIMVVGVNGVGKTTTIGKLAWQFSRNGKKVLLGAADTFRAAAVDQLKIWSERVDVPLVNQGMGADPASVAYDTVQSGLAQGADVIIIDTAGRLHNKVGLMNELSKIRKVMDKVIPGAPQEVLLVLDASTGQNAIEQARQFTAATDVNALALTKLDGTAKGGVVIGISDLFKVPVKYIGIGEKKEDLQPFNSREFVESLFSHANQGG from the coding sequence ATGTTCGGTCTATTCTCCAGGGAAAAAAAGAAAAGTCTTGACGAAGGCCTTTCCAAAACCAAGGAAAACCTATTCACCAAACTCAGTCGCGCCGTTGTCGGTAAGTCACGCGTGGATGCCGAAGTACTCGATGAACTCGAAGGCATCCTGGTATCTTCCGATGTGGGTGTGGAAACCACACTCAAGATCATCAACCGCATTGAGCAACGCGTGGCCCGCGATAAATACATCAATACAACGGAGCTGAATGGCATTCTGCGTGAAGAAATACAAGCCCTGCTGGCAGAACACGGCGGCGAGGAATCCGATCCCTTTACCGGCACCCTTCCCAACAAACCACACGTGATCATGGTTGTAGGTGTGAACGGCGTGGGCAAAACCACCACCATCGGCAAGCTGGCCTGGCAGTTTTCCAGGAACGGCAAAAAGGTGCTGCTCGGCGCCGCCGATACCTTCCGCGCTGCTGCCGTTGATCAGCTTAAGATATGGTCGGAAAGGGTGGACGTGCCCCTCGTGAACCAGGGCATGGGCGCCGACCCGGCTTCGGTGGCGTATGATACGGTACAGTCCGGACTCGCACAGGGCGCCGACGTGATCATCATTGATACAGCAGGACGTTTGCATAATAAGGTCGGACTCATGAACGAACTCAGCAAGATCCGCAAGGTGATGGATAAGGTCATCCCGGGCGCGCCCCAGGAAGTGCTGCTAGTATTGGATGCCTCCACCGGCCAGAATGCCATCGAGCAAGCCCGCCAGTTTACCGCCGCCACCGATGTGAATGCCCTTGCACTCACCAAGCTCGACGGCACGGCCAAAGGTGGCGTGGTGATCGGTATCTCCGACCTGTTCAAGGTACCCGTTAAATACATCGGCATAGGAGAGAAGAAGGAAGATCTTCAGCCCTTCAACAGCCGCGAATTTGTAGAATCCCTTTTCAGTCATGCGAACCAAGGCGGGTGA
- a CDS encoding DUF4295 domain-containing protein, translating into MAKKTVATLKTGQGKDFTRVIKMVKSDKTGAYTFREEVVHNDHINDFLKGKDPAAETKEG; encoded by the coding sequence ATGGCTAAAAAGACCGTCGCAACGCTGAAAACCGGACAGGGTAAAGATTTTACCCGTGTAATTAAAATGGTGAAGTCCGACAAGACCGGTGCTTACACCTTCCGGGAAGAGGTCGTACACAATGACCACATCAACGATTTTCTGAAAGGAAAAGATCCAGCCGCCGAAACAAAGGAGGGTTAG
- the rpmG gene encoding 50S ribosomal protein L33: MAKKGNRVQVILECTEHKNSGLAGTSRYITTKNKKNTPDRIELVKFNPILKKRTVHKEIK; encoded by the coding sequence ATGGCCAAGAAAGGAAACAGGGTTCAGGTGATCCTCGAGTGCACAGAACACAAAAACAGTGGTCTGGCAGGCACTTCCAGGTACATCACAACCAAGAACAAGAAAAACACCCCTGACAGGATTGAACTGGTGAAATTCAACCCTATCCTGAAGAAGCGGACCGTTCATAAAGAAATCAAGTAA
- a CDS encoding choice-of-anchor B family protein: MRNLWTLLCVCACSLTAFAQQSKNMNLLGSLTYSQSLSDIWGYVDTAGNEYALVGCRSGVSIVDVTDPTKPTEVFYTAGSASTWRDLKTWNKHAYITNETGNGLMIIDLSGLPSATPSPKVINDTTYFKKAHNLYIDENGICYVFGANTHNGGAVILDLNNDPEKPQYLGAFEDYYLHDGMVRGDTLWGSAIYDGNFAVIDVSDKSKPKALATQQTPGAFAHNAWISDDNKYLFTTDEISNAFIGSFDVSDLGNIKLLDKIQSNPGSNAVVHNTHYINGYLVTSYYRDGTTIHDVSRPNNIVQVGYYDSEPLSGNGYDGAWGAYPWLPSGNIIESNIGEGLFVYGPTYKRGCYLEGNVKDSLTLAPIPNVSVDIVSSGIVKNSNISGDYATGTIDAGTYDVTFSEPSYLPRTVKGVVLTNGVVTNLNVKLIKQHQFEFTGMVVEEGSGNPVPGANVKVVNQDFDFNPVTDSAGTFTISNMTNGAYDFIAGKWGYVNDCMTVSVDSINNTVTLTLPVGYYDDFTFDNGWAVTGDASTGAWVIGEPVGTVNGSTPASPDEDVSTDCYNQAYVTGNGGGSAGTDDVDNGSTILTSPVFDPGSGNSPYISLYYWFYNGGGSGAPNDTLKIQLTNGSVTKNIDVITPDSIQSQWVKRYYRMKDYMTMTSNMKLIVTCSDLVSGGGHYVEGGIDEFRVIDSVDVSTGTDLQAHGGELVLYPNPSQGEFSIRYNYGSLKGKKEVRLNDITGRTLLARELEGTSGNVPVASGLANGVYMVTLMLDGIPLETGKIMVLTPGIR; this comes from the coding sequence ATGAGAAACCTCTGGACCCTCCTATGTGTATGCGCATGCAGTCTGACCGCTTTCGCCCAGCAAAGCAAAAACATGAACCTGCTGGGAAGCTTAACCTATAGCCAGAGCTTGAGTGATATCTGGGGCTATGTGGATACGGCCGGCAACGAATATGCCCTCGTCGGATGCCGCAGCGGCGTTTCCATCGTGGACGTGACGGATCCCACCAAACCCACCGAAGTGTTCTACACCGCCGGATCGGCTTCCACCTGGCGTGACCTGAAGACATGGAACAAGCATGCCTACATCACCAATGAGACCGGCAACGGACTGATGATCATTGATCTTTCCGGACTTCCATCCGCCACACCCAGCCCCAAGGTGATCAACGATACCACCTATTTCAAAAAGGCACATAACCTTTATATAGATGAAAATGGTATTTGCTACGTGTTTGGCGCCAACACCCACAACGGTGGGGCCGTTATCCTTGACCTGAACAACGATCCCGAAAAACCGCAATACCTGGGAGCCTTTGAAGATTACTATCTGCACGACGGGATGGTGCGCGGAGATACCCTGTGGGGATCCGCTATCTACGACGGGAATTTTGCCGTGATCGATGTGTCCGACAAATCAAAACCAAAAGCACTCGCCACCCAGCAAACGCCCGGTGCCTTCGCTCACAATGCATGGATTTCCGACGACAACAAGTACCTCTTCACCACCGACGAGATCAGCAATGCATTCATCGGATCCTTTGATGTGTCGGATCTCGGGAACATCAAGCTGCTCGACAAGATCCAATCCAACCCCGGCTCCAATGCCGTGGTTCACAATACCCATTATATCAACGGCTACCTGGTAACGTCATACTACCGCGACGGAACCACCATCCACGACGTGAGCAGACCCAATAACATCGTGCAAGTGGGGTATTATGATTCAGAGCCGTTGAGCGGAAACGGATACGACGGTGCCTGGGGGGCATATCCCTGGCTGCCTTCCGGTAACATCATCGAAAGCAACATTGGCGAGGGGTTGTTTGTGTATGGTCCTACCTATAAGAGAGGGTGCTACCTCGAAGGCAATGTGAAGGATTCCCTTACCCTGGCACCCATCCCGAATGTGAGCGTGGATATCGTTTCCTCCGGCATTGTAAAAAACAGCAACATCAGCGGCGATTATGCCACCGGTACCATCGATGCCGGAACCTACGACGTGACCTTCTCCGAACCCAGCTACCTGCCCAGGACCGTGAAGGGTGTGGTGCTGACCAATGGCGTGGTGACCAATCTGAATGTAAAACTGATCAAGCAACATCAGTTTGAATTCACCGGCATGGTGGTTGAAGAGGGGAGCGGTAACCCGGTGCCCGGTGCCAATGTGAAAGTGGTGAACCAGGATTTCGACTTCAATCCGGTGACCGATTCAGCCGGTACCTTCACCATTTCCAACATGACCAATGGTGCCTATGATTTCATCGCAGGTAAGTGGGGGTATGTGAATGATTGCATGACCGTCTCAGTTGATTCCATCAACAACACCGTTACCCTGACGCTTCCTGTGGGTTATTACGATGACTTCACCTTTGATAACGGTTGGGCGGTCACAGGTGACGCCTCCACCGGTGCATGGGTAATCGGCGAACCTGTGGGTACGGTTAACGGCAGCACACCTGCGAGTCCGGATGAGGACGTATCCACCGATTGCTATAACCAGGCTTACGTAACCGGCAATGGTGGCGGCAGTGCCGGAACGGATGATGTGGACAACGGGTCCACCATCCTCACCTCACCCGTGTTCGATCCGGGGTCCGGCAATTCTCCATACATCAGCCTCTACTATTGGTTCTATAATGGTGGCGGCAGCGGTGCACCCAATGATACCCTGAAGATTCAGCTGACCAACGGTTCGGTCACCAAAAACATCGATGTGATCACCCCTGATTCCATCCAAAGCCAATGGGTGAAAAGATATTACCGCATGAAGGACTATATGACCATGACTTCTAACATGAAACTGATCGTGACCTGCAGCGACCTGGTCAGTGGCGGCGGGCATTATGTGGAAGGTGGCATTGACGAGTTCAGGGTGATTGATTCGGTGGATGTAAGCACAGGTACCGACCTGCAGGCACACGGCGGTGAACTGGTGTTGTACCCCAACCCTTCGCAGGGTGAGTTCAGCATCCGTTACAATTACGGCTCACTCAAAGGGAAGAAGGAAGTCCGCCTCAATGACATCACGGGTCGCACGTTGCTGGCCAGGGAATTGGAAGGTACGAGCGGAAATGTTCCCGTAGCATCCGGCCTGGCCAACGGAGTATACATGGTGACCCTGATGCTGGACGGCATTCCCCTTGAAACGGGTAAAATCATGGTGCTTACCCCGGGGATACGATAA
- the fsa gene encoding fructose-6-phosphate aldolase, producing the protein MKFFIDTANLKEIREAQDLGVLDGVTTNPSLMAKEGVSGQENVIQHYLEICDIVDGDVSAEVIATDFKGIIAEGEKLAALHPQIVVKVPMIRDGIKAIKHFSSNGIKTNCTLVFSAGQALLAAKAGATYVSPFIGRLDDVATDGMELIRQIVHIYDNYGYGTEVLAASIRHTMHLIQCAEAGADVATCPLNVITGLLKHPLTDIGLEKFLADHKKSQEQAKA; encoded by the coding sequence ATGAAGTTTTTCATTGATACCGCCAACCTAAAGGAGATCCGGGAAGCCCAGGACCTGGGTGTACTGGACGGTGTAACCACCAATCCATCACTGATGGCCAAGGAAGGTGTAAGTGGTCAGGAAAATGTCATCCAACATTACCTGGAGATCTGCGACATTGTGGACGGAGACGTGAGCGCCGAGGTGATTGCCACCGATTTCAAAGGCATCATAGCCGAAGGTGAGAAGCTGGCAGCCCTGCATCCGCAAATAGTTGTCAAGGTTCCGATGATCCGTGACGGCATCAAAGCGATCAAGCACTTCAGCTCGAATGGCATCAAAACCAATTGCACCCTGGTGTTTTCTGCCGGACAAGCATTGCTGGCGGCCAAGGCGGGCGCAACCTATGTTTCTCCGTTCATCGGACGCCTGGATGATGTGGCAACAGACGGAATGGAACTGATCCGGCAGATCGTGCATATCTACGACAATTACGGATATGGCACGGAAGTGCTGGCTGCATCCATCCGGCATACCATGCACCTGATCCAGTGTGCCGAGGCGGGCGCCGACGTGGCTACCTGTCCGCTGAACGTGATCACCGGACTTCTCAAGCATCCGCTCACCGACATCGGTCTTGAGAAATTCCTGGCGGATCATAAGAAAAGTCAAGAACAAGCCAAAGCCTGA
- a CDS encoding threonylcarbamoyl-AMP synthase has protein sequence MLLDIHPDNPDERKIKKVVECLLDGGVIIYPTDTVYGMGCDIHNAKAFQKISQLKNIKPEKANFSIICHDLSHISEYTRHMDNTTYKVMKRALPGPFTFILHAGSSLPKHFKNKKKTIGIRIPDHLIPRAIVNELGRPILTTSVHDDDEILDYITDPYDIHEKFKDKVDIVIEGGFGHNQASTVVDCTTGTYEVLRQGLGRLEDIL, from the coding sequence ATGCTTTTAGATATTCATCCAGACAACCCGGACGAGCGTAAGATCAAGAAAGTTGTGGAGTGCCTGTTGGACGGTGGCGTGATCATCTACCCAACAGATACCGTTTACGGCATGGGCTGTGACATTCACAACGCCAAAGCCTTTCAGAAGATCTCGCAGCTGAAGAACATCAAACCCGAAAAGGCGAACTTTTCCATCATATGCCATGACCTCAGTCATATCTCCGAGTACACACGGCACATGGACAACACCACGTACAAGGTGATGAAACGGGCGCTGCCTGGACCATTCACCTTCATCCTGCATGCAGGCAGCAGTTTGCCCAAGCATTTCAAGAACAAAAAGAAAACCATCGGGATCCGCATCCCCGATCATTTGATTCCAAGGGCCATCGTCAACGAACTGGGACGCCCCATCCTGACCACTTCGGTGCACGACGACGATGAGATCCTTGATTACATCACCGACCCGTATGACATCCACGAGAAATTCAAAGACAAAGTGGACATCGTCATTGAGGGCGGCTTCGGACACAACCAGGCATCAACGGTAGTGGATTGCACCACCGGAACGTATGAGGTTTTGCGACAAGGATTGGGACGTTTGGAGGACATTCTCTGA
- the ilvA gene encoding threonine ammonia-lyase, with amino-acid sequence MTAELVSLDKVREAQLRLNEVVNRTPLMLNLNLSEKYGCRVLLKREDLQTVRSYKIRGAYNKIASLDEASRAKGVICASAGNHAQGVAYACHRLGIKGVIYMPAPTPRQKVNQVRMFGQNAVEVVLQGDTFDDSFREALARCEQDGMTFIHPFDDNKVIEGQATVGMEILEDQRETIDFLFVPVGGGGLAAGVGSVFRQLSPKTKIIGVEPEGAPAMKISLEKGELVTLDTIERFVDGAAVKRVGEKTFALCKEVLDGMATVHEGKVCSTIMKLYNEDAIVVEPAGALSIAVLDQYAKEIKGKTVVCVVSGSNNDITRTEEIKERSLLYENLKHYFIIRFPQRAGALREFLNDVLGPKDDITHFEYSKKNSRERGPAVIGIELQDPADFDGLIQRLKDKQFVFEYLNNRPDLFQFLV; translated from the coding sequence ATGACGGCGGAGCTGGTCAGCCTTGATAAAGTCAGGGAGGCCCAGCTTCGCCTGAATGAAGTCGTCAACCGCACCCCCCTGATGCTCAACCTCAACCTGTCTGAAAAGTACGGTTGCCGGGTGTTGCTGAAAAGGGAGGATCTGCAAACCGTGAGATCATACAAGATCCGCGGCGCCTACAACAAGATCGCTTCCCTGGATGAAGCGTCCAGGGCCAAGGGTGTTATTTGCGCCAGCGCAGGCAACCACGCCCAGGGTGTGGCGTATGCCTGTCACCGCCTGGGCATCAAAGGCGTGATTTACATGCCCGCACCCACACCCAGGCAAAAGGTGAACCAGGTACGCATGTTCGGCCAGAACGCCGTGGAAGTGGTATTGCAGGGCGACACTTTCGACGACTCGTTCCGTGAAGCATTGGCGCGCTGCGAGCAGGATGGCATGACCTTTATCCATCCCTTCGATGACAACAAGGTGATCGAAGGCCAGGCAACGGTGGGCATGGAGATCCTGGAAGATCAACGTGAAACCATCGATTTCCTGTTTGTGCCCGTAGGCGGCGGTGGCCTGGCAGCCGGCGTGGGCAGTGTGTTCCGGCAGCTCAGTCCGAAAACCAAAATCATAGGCGTGGAACCCGAAGGGGCGCCCGCCATGAAAATATCCCTGGAAAAAGGGGAGCTGGTAACGCTGGATACCATCGAACGTTTTGTAGATGGTGCTGCCGTGAAGCGGGTGGGAGAAAAAACCTTCGCCCTCTGTAAGGAAGTGCTGGATGGCATGGCGACGGTACATGAAGGCAAAGTGTGCAGTACCATCATGAAGCTTTACAACGAAGATGCCATCGTGGTGGAGCCGGCCGGTGCACTTTCAATCGCCGTGCTCGACCAGTATGCAAAAGAGATCAAGGGCAAGACCGTGGTTTGCGTCGTGAGCGGCAGCAACAACGACATCACCCGCACCGAGGAAATCAAAGAGCGGTCACTGCTGTACGAGAACCTCAAGCATTACTTCATCATCAGGTTCCCGCAGCGGGCCGGTGCCTTGCGAGAGTTCCTTAACGATGTGCTGGGACCGAAAGACGACATCACCCATTTCGAATACTCGAAGAAGAACAGCCGTGAACGCGGACCAGCCGTCATCGGCATTGAGCTGCAGGACCCGGCCGACTTCGACGGACTCATCCAACGCCTGAAAGACAAACAATTTGTTTTTGAATACCTGAACAACCGCCCGGATCTGTTTCAGTTTTTGGTGTGA
- the ilvC gene encoding ketol-acid reductoisomerase, which produces MAKINFGGVEENVVTREEFPLEKAREVMKDEVVAVIGYGVQGPGQSLNLKDNGFNVIVGQRKGSKSWDKAVQDGWVEGKDLFEIEEACERATIIQYLLSDAGQIALWPTVKKHLTDGKALYFSHGFGVTYKDQTGIIPPPNVDVILVAPKGSGTSLRRLFVEGKGLNSSYAIFQDATGKARDRVVALGIGVGSGYLFETDFKKEVFSDLTGERGILMGALAGVFEAQYNILRKHGHSPSEAFNETVEELTQSLMPLVAENGMDWMYANTSTTAQRGALDWRHKFREAVTPVFEDLYQSVSSGNEAKVVIEANRQNDYRERLSKELAELKESEMWQAGAQVRKLRPERQK; this is translated from the coding sequence ATGGCAAAAATCAATTTTGGCGGCGTTGAAGAAAACGTTGTTACACGGGAAGAGTTTCCCCTGGAAAAGGCCAGGGAAGTAATGAAAGACGAGGTAGTAGCCGTAATCGGTTACGGTGTGCAAGGTCCCGGTCAATCCCTGAACCTGAAAGACAATGGTTTCAATGTGATCGTAGGTCAGCGCAAAGGTTCCAAGTCATGGGACAAGGCCGTACAGGACGGCTGGGTAGAAGGCAAGGATCTGTTTGAGATCGAAGAAGCCTGCGAGCGGGCCACCATCATCCAGTACCTGTTGTCGGATGCCGGTCAGATTGCTCTTTGGCCCACCGTGAAAAAACACCTCACCGACGGAAAAGCCCTCTATTTCTCACACGGCTTCGGCGTTACCTATAAAGATCAGACAGGTATCATTCCTCCGCCCAACGTAGACGTGATCCTGGTAGCCCCCAAGGGTTCCGGTACTTCCCTGCGTCGTTTGTTCGTGGAAGGAAAAGGATTGAACTCCAGCTACGCCATCTTCCAGGATGCAACCGGTAAAGCCCGCGACAGGGTGGTTGCCCTGGGTATCGGTGTGGGCTCCGGCTATCTTTTTGAAACCGATTTCAAGAAGGAAGTGTTCAGCGACCTCACCGGAGAGCGCGGCATCCTGATGGGCGCCCTGGCCGGTGTGTTCGAAGCCCAGTACAACATCCTGCGCAAGCACGGTCACTCGCCCTCCGAAGCATTCAATGAAACGGTGGAAGAACTGACCCAAAGCCTGATGCCGCTGGTGGCTGAGAACGGTATGGACTGGATGTATGCCAACACATCCACCACTGCACAACGCGGTGCACTCGACTGGCGTCATAAGTTCCGTGAAGCGGTAACGCCGGTTTTTGAAGACCTGTACCAAAGCGTGTCTTCAGGCAACGAAGCCAAGGTTGTGATCGAAGCCAACCGCCAGAACGATTACCGTGAGCGTCTTTCCAAAGAGCTTGCCGAACTGAAGGAATCGGAAATGTGGCAGGCTGGTGCGCAGGTGCGCAAGCTTCGTCCGGAAAGACAGAAGTAA
- the ilvN gene encoding acetolactate synthase small subunit, whose protein sequence is MKELTISVYTENFAGLLNKITIIFNRRKINIESLTVSESEVKGIHRFTIVVNSTRDAAERVVKQIEKVVEVFRAFVHEEHEVIHQEIALYKVPTKVMSNGGDVERLIRDNHARILAVEPDFMVIEKTGHKDETQALYNALQPYGVLQFVRSGRVAVTKPIMALSAYLRELDSRVEA, encoded by the coding sequence ATGAAAGAATTGACCATCAGTGTATACACCGAGAATTTCGCCGGTCTGCTGAACAAAATCACCATCATTTTCAACCGCAGGAAAATCAACATCGAAAGCCTGACGGTATCGGAATCGGAAGTCAAAGGTATCCACCGCTTCACCATCGTGGTGAACTCCACACGGGACGCTGCGGAGCGCGTTGTGAAACAGATCGAGAAAGTGGTGGAAGTGTTCCGGGCATTCGTGCATGAAGAACATGAAGTCATCCACCAGGAGATCGCACTCTACAAAGTGCCTACAAAGGTCATGTCCAACGGTGGCGACGTAGAACGCCTCATCCGCGATAACCATGCGCGCATCCTGGCTGTTGAACCCGACTTCATGGTGATCGAAAAAACCGGCCACAAGGATGAAACCCAGGCATTATATAACGCATTGCAACCCTATGGCGTTCTGCAGTTTGTCAGATCCGGAAGGGTGGCAGTCACCAAGCCCATCATGGCCCTGAGCGCGTACCTTCGGGAACTCGACAGCAGGGTGGAAGCATAA
- the ilvB gene encoding biosynthetic-type acetolactate synthase large subunit — translation MSTAVKTKAPQAPTALKKGKMTGSEAVIQALLHEGVDTIFGYPGGAIMPIYDALYDYQDQVNHVLVRHEQGATHAAQGYARVTGKVGVCFATSGPGATNLITGIADACIDSTPMVCITGQVVSALLGTDAFQETDVIGISMPVTKWNYQVTSAEEIPAAIAKAFFLAKSGRPGPVVVDITKDAQFGELDFQYKPCKQVRSYVPAPKLDMEEVKKAAELLNNAQRPYILAGHGILISGATDALQKVAEKAGIPVASTLLGLSAFPPDHPLYVGMLGMHGNYGPNILTNSCDVLLAVGMRFDDRVTGKLSTYAKQAKVIHIEIDPAEIHKNVKADVPVNADAKLALEALLPLLEKQSHPEWLAEFEACTKKEEEKVTHEALNPTGDELRMSEVVNMLSEMTKGEAIVVTDVGQHQMIGARFYKFRKPDSNVTSGGLGTMGFALPAALGAKIGRPDREVVAIIGDGGFQMTLQEMATIFQTKAAVKVVILNNNFLGMVRQWQQLFFEKRYSFTEMTNPNFVALSKAFGVESERVSERDGLQQAIKNMLDHDGPYLLEVMVEKEDNVFPMVPAGACLTEIKLEK, via the coding sequence ATGAGTACTGCTGTTAAAACCAAGGCCCCCCAGGCACCAACCGCCCTTAAGAAAGGTAAAATGACCGGATCCGAAGCCGTGATCCAGGCCCTTTTGCATGAAGGTGTGGACACCATTTTCGGTTACCCAGGTGGCGCCATCATGCCCATTTACGATGCATTGTATGACTACCAGGATCAGGTGAACCACGTGCTGGTGCGCCACGAACAAGGTGCCACACACGCAGCCCAGGGGTACGCCAGGGTAACCGGTAAGGTGGGCGTTTGTTTCGCCACATCCGGTCCCGGTGCCACCAACCTGATCACAGGTATCGCCGACGCCTGCATCGATTCAACGCCCATGGTGTGTATCACCGGACAGGTGGTGAGCGCTTTGCTGGGAACAGACGCCTTTCAGGAAACAGACGTGATCGGTATCTCCATGCCGGTAACCAAATGGAACTATCAGGTGACGTCCGCGGAAGAAATACCGGCAGCCATCGCCAAAGCTTTCTTCCTGGCAAAATCCGGAAGACCCGGTCCGGTTGTCGTGGATATCACCAAAGATGCACAGTTCGGAGAACTGGACTTCCAGTATAAACCATGCAAACAGGTGCGCAGCTATGTGCCGGCTCCGAAGTTAGACATGGAGGAAGTGAAGAAAGCTGCAGAACTGCTGAACAATGCACAGCGCCCTTATATACTTGCCGGACACGGTATCCTCATCTCCGGTGCAACGGACGCTTTGCAAAAGGTTGCTGAAAAAGCCGGTATCCCTGTGGCTTCTACGCTGCTCGGATTGTCGGCATTCCCCCCTGATCACCCGCTGTATGTGGGTATGCTGGGTATGCATGGCAATTACGGTCCCAACATCCTCACCAATTCATGTGATGTGCTTCTTGCCGTGGGGATGCGCTTTGACGACCGCGTAACCGGAAAGCTTTCCACCTATGCGAAACAGGCCAAGGTGATCCACATCGAGATTGACCCGGCGGAGATACACAAGAACGTGAAAGCGGACGTGCCGGTGAATGCAGACGCAAAACTTGCACTCGAAGCGTTGCTGCCGCTGCTTGAGAAACAATCCCATCCCGAATGGCTGGCAGAATTCGAAGCTTGCACGAAGAAAGAAGAAGAAAAAGTAACCCATGAAGCCCTTAACCCAACGGGCGACGAATTGCGCATGTCTGAAGTGGTGAACATGTTGTCGGAAATGACAAAAGGGGAAGCCATTGTGGTAACGGACGTAGGCCAGCACCAGATGATCGGCGCCAGGTTCTACAAATTCCGGAAGCCCGACAGCAACGTTACATCAGGCGGACTAGGCACCATGGGCTTCGCATTGCCCGCTGCCCTCGGCGCCAAGATCGGAAGACCCGACAGGGAAGTGGTGGCCATCATCGGCGACGGAGGTTTCCAGATGACACTGCAGGAAATGGCAACCATCTTCCAGACCAAAGCGGCCGTGAAGGTGGTGATCCTCAACAACAATTTCCTTGGAATGGTGAGGCAATGGCAGCAACTGTTCTTTGAAAAACGGTACTCGTTCACGGAAATGACCAACCCCAATTTCGTTGCCCTGTCGAAAGCATTCGGCGTGGAGAGTGAGCGGGTGTCTGAACGTGACGGATTGCAGCAAGCCATCAAAAACATGCTCGACCACGACGGACCCTACCTGCTGGAAGTAATGGTAGAAAAGGAAGACAACGTGTTTCCGATGGTGCCGGCAGGTGCTTGCTTAACAGAAATCAAACTTGAGAAATAA